A genomic stretch from Patescibacteria group bacterium includes:
- a CDS encoding glutaredoxin produces the protein MNIIVYTKRGCPWCEEVLELLQSKGVPFEEREVLSNEKYYQEMRDKSGQEKAPTLDVDGDILADTDADAVVAFLAEKGLPQFQS, from the coding sequence ATGAACATTATTGTCTATACAAAACGGGGGTGCCCTTGGTGTGAAGAGGTTCTTGAGCTTCTGCAGTCAAAAGGTGTTCCATTTGAAGAGAGAGAAGTACTAAGTAATGAGAAGTATTATCAGGAAATGAGAGATAAGTCCGGACAGGAAAAGGCTCCGACTCTCGATGTTGACGGTGATATTCTGGCAGATACGGATGCAGATGCTGTTGTGGCATTTCTTGCAGAAAAAGGCCTTCCACAATTCCAATCATAA
- a CDS encoding CTP synthase gives MAQQKAKRHKFIFVIGGVMSGVGKGVASASIAKILQSRGLAVSSIKIDPYLNVDAGTMNPIEHGEVFVLSSGLECDQDMGNYERFLDIEIPLENYMTNGMIFKTVIDRERNLGYGGACVEPTFHISQEIINRIYASAELTHADVTIVEIGGTVGEYQNAIFIEAARIMKLKHANDVLFALVSYLPIPGTIGEMKTKPTQNAVHTLNSYGVHPDIIIARGSYPLDDKRKMKIGDMCSIPHKNIISAPDVPNIYEVPLNFDHDGLTDILIRTLRLRSQKQSDLSGWKRIVERAKKTEKKVRIAMIGKYFKTGDYVLSDVYISIIESLKHASYQLGCGIQIEWIDSQKFEKNPSSVSELKAYDGVLVPGGFGSRGIEGIMCGIRYARKEKIPYFGICYGMQLALIEYARSEMNLEGAHTTEVSKKTPYPVVDIMPDQAVLIRQNRYGGTMRLGSYLAHLKTASLAYRLYSSAKEGRWIDKSVRQNHIIKERHRHRYEVNPQYISRFENAGILFSGTSEDKVLMEIMELPQDVHPFFIGTQFHPEFTGSFLNPHPLFIGFVDAACRNKDRT, from the coding sequence ATGGCTCAGCAAAAAGCGAAACGCCATAAGTTCATATTTGTTATTGGCGGTGTTATGTCGGGAGTGGGCAAGGGTGTCGCTTCTGCTTCAATTGCCAAGATTCTTCAATCGCGAGGTCTTGCAGTAAGCTCCATCAAAATTGATCCGTATTTGAATGTTGATGCTGGTACTATGAACCCAATAGAACACGGGGAAGTCTTTGTGCTTTCATCCGGTCTTGAGTGCGATCAAGACATGGGGAATTATGAACGTTTTTTGGATATTGAAATTCCTCTGGAAAATTACATGACTAATGGCATGATTTTTAAAACAGTAATTGATCGAGAACGGAATCTTGGGTATGGAGGCGCATGCGTAGAACCAACATTTCATATTTCACAGGAAATTATCAATCGAATTTATGCTTCCGCGGAACTTACGCATGCTGATGTGACTATTGTCGAAATTGGCGGCACGGTGGGCGAATATCAGAATGCTATCTTTATCGAAGCTGCAAGAATTATGAAACTTAAGCATGCGAATGATGTGCTTTTTGCACTCGTCAGCTACTTGCCAATACCCGGAACAATCGGAGAAATGAAAACAAAGCCAACGCAGAATGCGGTCCATACCCTCAATTCTTATGGTGTGCATCCTGATATTATCATTGCGCGCGGTTCCTATCCGCTCGACGATAAGCGTAAAATGAAAATTGGGGATATGTGCAGTATTCCTCATAAGAATATTATCTCAGCGCCTGACGTTCCAAATATTTATGAAGTTCCTTTAAATTTTGATCATGATGGATTGACAGATATTCTTATACGAACCCTGCGCTTGCGATCACAAAAACAATCAGATCTTTCGGGATGGAAGCGGATTGTTGAGCGGGCAAAAAAAACAGAAAAAAAAGTCCGTATCGCTATGATTGGTAAGTATTTTAAAACAGGGGATTATGTTCTCTCTGACGTCTACATATCTATCATAGAATCCCTTAAGCATGCATCGTATCAGCTGGGATGCGGCATTCAAATAGAGTGGATCGATTCGCAAAAATTCGAAAAAAATCCATCGTCAGTCAGTGAGCTAAAGGCTTATGATGGAGTGCTTGTACCGGGAGGATTTGGCAGTAGGGGTATTGAAGGTATTATGTGCGGCATTCGATATGCTCGTAAGGAAAAGATACCCTATTTTGGAATCTGTTATGGCATGCAGCTTGCGCTTATCGAATATGCACGAAGTGAGATGAATCTCGAAGGTGCTCATACAACAGAAGTATCCAAAAAAACACCCTATCCGGTTGTGGATATTATGCCGGATCAAGCCGTTCTTATTCGCCAAAACCGTTATGGCGGTACTATGCGTCTCGGTTCGTATCTTGCGCATCTCAAAACAGCAAGTCTTGCTTATAGATTATATTCAAGTGCCAAAGAGGGCCGGTGGATAGATAAGAGTGTGAGGCAGAATCATATCATTAAAGAACGTCATCGCCATCGCTATGAAGTCAATCCGCAATACATCAGCAGATTTGAAAACGCCGGCATTCTTTTTTCTGGCACATCTGAAGATAAAGTGTTAATGGAGATTATGGAGCTACCGCAAGATGTGCATCCGTTTTTTATTGGAACACAGTTTCATCCGGAATTCACTGGAAGTTTTTTGAATCCCCACCCACTGTTTATTGGTTTTGTTGATGCTGCATGTAGGAATAAGGATAGAACATAA
- a CDS encoding septum formation initiator family protein: MRDKRTLSLHSSKLFFFTLSLVFVFLMWKFVSITLQTIESQSKIAALRSELEQMQSRQDNLKHMEEFFKSDFFAEREARMKFGLQKKNEQMVILQNNSKTSPFKKDSEPSEEKNPSLIYGQNSPDRSIRVEWWKYFFGD; the protein is encoded by the coding sequence ATGAGGGATAAGCGCACGTTAAGCCTTCATTCATCAAAACTCTTTTTTTTTACACTTTCATTGGTGTTTGTTTTTTTGATGTGGAAATTTGTAAGTATTACGTTACAAACAATAGAAAGCCAATCAAAAATTGCCGCACTGCGTTCTGAGCTTGAACAGATGCAGTCGAGGCAGGATAATCTAAAGCACATGGAAGAATTTTTTAAGAGCGATTTTTTTGCTGAACGTGAGGCACGGATGAAATTCGGACTTCAAAAAAAGAATGAACAAATGGTCATTTTGCAAAATAATTCTAAAACTTCTCCATTTAAAAAAGATAGCGAGCCTTCTGAGGAAAAAAACCCTTCGTTGATTTACGGTCAAAATTCGCCAGATCGTTCCATCCGAGTAGAATGGTGGAAATACTTTTTCGGTGATTAA